One genomic window of uncultured Erythrobacter sp. includes the following:
- the rpmE gene encoding 50S ribosomal protein L31, with protein sequence MKAEGHPEYHMITVKMTDGTEFQTRSTWGNEGETLALDIDPTSHPAWTGGKQQLQEGGRVAAFNKRFGGLSLKK encoded by the coding sequence ATGAAAGCCGAAGGGCATCCCGAATATCACATGATCACGGTCAAGATGACCGATGGCACCGAATTTCAAACACGCTCTACCTGGGGCAACGAAGGCGAGACCCTCGCTCTCGACATCGACCCGACCAGCCACCCGGCATGGACCGGTGGTAAGCAGCAGCTTCAAGAAGGTGGCCGTGTTGCCGCGTTCAACAAGCGCTTCGGCGGGCTGTCCCTGAAGAAGTAA
- a CDS encoding multidrug efflux SMR transporter, producing the protein MNAWIFLGIAIVLEVTGTFFLKLSNGFEKWQWGMLSMACYGACFWMLAPAMKVLPVGVVYAIWSGVGIVAITIIGLFAFDERLSALQFAFIGMILIGAVGLNLTVQHG; encoded by the coding sequence ATGAACGCATGGATTTTCCTCGGCATCGCCATCGTGCTCGAAGTGACGGGCACCTTCTTTCTCAAGCTCTCGAATGGGTTCGAGAAGTGGCAATGGGGCATGTTGTCGATGGCATGCTACGGCGCGTGTTTCTGGATGCTTGCCCCAGCGATGAAAGTTCTGCCTGTCGGGGTTGTCTACGCGATCTGGTCCGGTGTCGGGATTGTCGCAATCACCATCATCGGGCTGTTTGCATTCGACGAGCGCCTCAGCGCGTTGCAATTCGCTTTTATCGGGATGATCCTGATCGGTGCCGTGGGCCTCAATCTGACAGTTCAGCACGGTTGA
- a CDS encoding MOSC domain-containing protein: MNSPSVQAVARDGEHRFSKSLAETIEIVAGIGVAGDVHAGEKVQHLSRVRANPAQPNLRQVHLIHSELFDELGKSGFSIQPGDLGENITTRGIDLLSLGRDTLLKIGGDAVLRVTGLRNPCGQIDDFAPGLLKHVVNKTDQGIVRKAGIMTVAVSSGMVRPGDPITVESLSGLHIPLERV; this comes from the coding sequence ATGAATTCCCCGTCCGTGCAGGCAGTCGCTCGCGACGGCGAACACCGTTTCTCCAAATCGCTCGCAGAGACAATTGAGATCGTCGCTGGAATCGGTGTTGCCGGAGACGTGCATGCCGGTGAGAAAGTGCAGCACCTATCGCGCGTCCGGGCGAACCCGGCACAACCCAATCTGCGGCAAGTCCATTTGATCCATTCCGAATTGTTCGACGAATTGGGAAAAAGCGGTTTTTCAATTCAGCCCGGCGACCTGGGTGAGAACATCACCACGCGCGGCATCGACTTGCTGTCGCTTGGCCGCGATACGCTGCTAAAAATCGGTGGCGACGCCGTGCTTCGTGTGACGGGACTTCGCAATCCTTGCGGTCAGATCGATGATTTTGCTCCGGGGCTTCTCAAGCATGTCGTCAACAAAACCGATCAGGGCATCGTGCGAAAAGCAGGGATCATGACGGTCGCCGTCTCAAGCGGCATGGTTCGACCCGGTGACCCAATCACAGTGGAAAGCCTTAGTGGGCTGCACATACCCCTTGAACGAGTGTAA
- a CDS encoding 2OG-Fe(II) oxygenase produces the protein MVAPGDSSSDLLASRAGMQRVPSPKIELFQFKRFVDAELQSELIRLIDKDRRPSTVADPNGDDYFRTSETCDLDPAEPAVEQLETLLANLNEIDPTYGEPVQGQRYEMGQEFKAHTDYFTPGGPDYEKFCSVAGQRTWTFMIYLNDVEAGGATRFKAINKTFKPEPGKLLCWNNRSPDGSVNPATLHHGMKVRKGLKYVITKWYREKPWGWE, from the coding sequence ATGGTGGCACCGGGCGATTCTTCTTCCGATTTGCTGGCATCGCGTGCCGGGATGCAGCGCGTGCCCAGCCCCAAGATCGAACTGTTTCAGTTCAAGCGTTTCGTCGACGCAGAACTTCAATCCGAACTGATCCGCCTGATCGACAAGGATCGCCGTCCTTCGACCGTCGCTGATCCGAATGGCGACGATTATTTCCGCACCAGCGAAACCTGCGATCTCGACCCCGCCGAGCCCGCAGTGGAGCAGCTTGAAACATTGCTGGCGAACCTGAATGAGATCGACCCGACCTATGGCGAACCGGTGCAGGGTCAGCGATACGAAATGGGACAGGAATTCAAGGCGCATACCGACTATTTCACGCCCGGAGGCCCCGACTACGAAAAGTTCTGTTCAGTTGCAGGCCAGCGCACCTGGACCTTTATGATCTATCTCAATGACGTCGAAGCTGGCGGCGCGACCCGGTTCAAGGCGATCAACAAGACGTTTAAGCCAGAGCCGGGCAAGCTGCTGTGCTGGAACAACCGCAGCCCCGATGGCAGCGTCAATCCCGCGACGCTGCATCACGGCATGAAGGTCCGTAAGGGTCTGAAATACGTGATCACCAAATGGTACCGCGAGAAACCGTGGGGATGGGAATGA
- a CDS encoding Glu/Leu/Phe/Val dehydrogenase dimerization domain-containing protein produces MTAFWTEPDFDDHEMVHFVHDRASGLTAIIAVHSSHLGPGAGGTRFWHYPNPKDGLRDALRLSRGMSYKNAMAGLPMGGGKAVIIADEDKAKTPAMLAAFGDAVEGLGGRYVTAEDVGISEADMVAVAERTSHVSGLPASGEDAAGGDPGPFTAIGIYHGIKAAVRHKLGKDSLEGVHVAVQGTGSVGGGVAKLLAQDGAKLTLADMHADRAADLARELGGQTASAEAIMSVPCDVFSPNALGAILDDEGIARLDTPIVAGGANNQLARPEHGQALFERGILFAPDYVINAGGIISVATEYLARRDGTPGDINEVRKRLAQIPGRLEEIWQESDSSKVSPDVVADRMAQKLIGR; encoded by the coding sequence ATGACCGCATTTTGGACCGAGCCTGATTTCGACGACCACGAAATGGTGCATTTCGTGCATGACCGTGCGAGCGGGCTGACGGCGATTATCGCGGTGCATTCTTCGCATCTTGGTCCGGGTGCTGGCGGCACGCGGTTTTGGCACTACCCCAATCCCAAGGATGGACTGCGCGATGCGCTGCGCCTGTCACGCGGGATGAGCTACAAGAACGCGATGGCCGGTCTGCCGATGGGCGGGGGCAAGGCAGTCATTATCGCCGATGAGGACAAGGCCAAGACACCCGCCATGCTCGCCGCCTTTGGTGATGCAGTGGAAGGGCTGGGCGGTCGCTATGTGACAGCTGAAGATGTCGGGATCAGCGAAGCGGATATGGTCGCTGTCGCTGAACGAACTTCCCATGTTTCCGGGCTGCCTGCTTCGGGCGAAGACGCTGCCGGCGGTGATCCGGGCCCATTCACGGCGATCGGCATCTACCACGGGATCAAAGCAGCGGTTCGCCACAAGCTCGGCAAAGACAGCCTCGAAGGCGTCCATGTGGCCGTTCAGGGCACGGGCAGTGTCGGCGGCGGAGTGGCAAAGCTGCTGGCGCAGGACGGCGCCAAACTGACACTGGCTGACATGCACGCCGACAGGGCAGCAGACCTTGCTCGTGAACTTGGCGGTCAAACTGCCAGCGCAGAGGCGATCATGAGCGTGCCCTGCGACGTGTTCAGCCCCAACGCGCTCGGCGCGATCCTCGACGATGAAGGTATTGCACGGCTTGATACCCCGATTGTTGCAGGCGGCGCGAACAATCAGCTTGCCCGCCCTGAGCATGGTCAGGCCCTGTTCGAGCGCGGCATCCTGTTCGCGCCAGACTATGTGATCAATGCTGGCGGGATCATCTCGGTTGCGACCGAATACCTCGCGCGACGCGACGGAACTCCGGGCGATATCAACGAGGTGCGCAAGCGGCTCGCGCAGATCCCCGGGCGGCTTGAGGAAATCTGGCAGGAAAGCGATTCTAGTAAGGTTTCGCCAGATGTCGTGGCGGATCGGATGGCGCAGAAGCTGATTGGGCGTTAG
- the ccmC gene encoding heme ABC transporter permease CcmC, whose translation MHIYANPTRFLSLAKWLTPLCLWTGLLLSLGAIGWGLTMVPADRLMGDSVRILFIHVPSAWLGMGGWAGLAIASAALLIWKHPLAGIAARAMAMPGLVFTAICLATGSIWGRPTWGTWWVWDGRLTSMLVLLFLYAGYIALAQATAREGGSPKIAAIFGLVGAINIPIINRSVVWWNSLHQPPSITVGKSAIDPVFLWPLLAAVIGFSLLFGAVVLMRMRALIAEAQVEARLRRRALDDDAPVQTASGQMAGTA comes from the coding sequence ATGCATATCTACGCCAACCCCACCCGGTTCTTGTCACTCGCGAAGTGGCTCACACCGCTGTGTCTGTGGACCGGGCTGCTGCTGTCTTTGGGAGCGATTGGCTGGGGACTGACGATGGTCCCGGCCGACCGGCTGATGGGCGACAGTGTACGCATCCTGTTCATCCATGTGCCCAGCGCATGGCTCGGCATGGGCGGCTGGGCTGGGCTGGCCATTGCCAGCGCCGCGCTGCTCATTTGGAAGCATCCACTCGCCGGCATTGCCGCGCGGGCTATGGCGATGCCGGGTCTGGTGTTTACTGCTATTTGCCTCGCCACAGGATCAATATGGGGACGCCCGACCTGGGGTACCTGGTGGGTGTGGGACGGGCGGCTGACCAGCATGTTGGTGCTGCTGTTCCTCTATGCCGGATACATTGCGCTGGCGCAGGCAACAGCGCGCGAAGGCGGCTCGCCCAAAATTGCCGCGATCTTTGGATTGGTCGGCGCGATCAATATTCCGATCATCAACCGCTCTGTCGTGTGGTGGAACTCGCTTCATCAGCCGCCCAGCATTACAGTCGGTAAGAGCGCGATCGACCCGGTGTTCCTGTGGCCACTACTCGCTGCTGTAATCGGCTTCTCGCTGTTGTTTGGCGCGGTCGTGCTGATGCGGATGCGCGCGCTGATCGCGGAGGCACAGGTTGAGGCACGCCTGCGCCGCCGCGCGCTCGACGATGATGCGCCTGTGCAGACAGCCTCGGGCCAAATGGCGGGGACAGCGTAA
- the ccmD gene encoding heme exporter protein CcmD has translation MREALDHWDFVLAAYAIGLVGLGALVLWSWRSMRSAEQRRDEVKRR, from the coding sequence ATGCGTGAGGCGCTCGATCATTGGGATTTCGTGCTGGCTGCCTACGCGATCGGCCTCGTCGGGCTGGGCGCGCTTGTCCTGTGGAGCTGGCGCAGCATGCGCAGCGCCGAGCAGCGCCGTGACGAGGTGAAACGCCGATGA
- the ccmE gene encoding cytochrome c maturation protein CcmE — MSDAAPIKAKHQRLMLVVLALVAIVAAGLIATWALRNQANYFYLPEQMTAEPPAVGQAVRLGGMVQPGSLETQADGVTVAFVVTGNGASTVPVRYSGILPDLFVEGSGVVAEGSLQADGTFLATNLLAKHDENYVPKELEGLEGHNAADTVAETTVGLD, encoded by the coding sequence ATGAGCGATGCGGCTCCGATCAAGGCCAAACATCAAAGGCTGATGCTCGTGGTTCTCGCGCTCGTTGCCATCGTTGCGGCGGGACTGATTGCGACTTGGGCGCTGCGCAATCAGGCGAACTATTTCTACCTGCCAGAGCAGATGACGGCGGAGCCGCCCGCTGTCGGTCAGGCGGTGCGATTGGGCGGGATGGTACAGCCCGGTTCGCTCGAAACGCAGGCCGACGGCGTGACGGTTGCCTTCGTGGTCACCGGCAACGGAGCCAGCACCGTGCCGGTGCGCTACAGCGGCATCCTGCCTGACCTGTTCGTCGAAGGATCTGGCGTCGTCGCCGAGGGCAGCCTGCAAGCCGACGGTACATTCCTCGCGACCAACCTGCTGGCAAAGCATGACGAGAACTACGTACCAAAGGAGCTTGAAGGGCTCGAAGGGCACAATGCGGCGGACACGGTTGCCGAAACCACTGTCGGCCTCGATTAA
- a CDS encoding heme lyase CcmF/NrfE family subunit, giving the protein MIAEIGLAALWLATALAVLQLLSGALALRTGEGESSPIAIYARPAAVVQAVLATLAFVMLLYAFAITDLSIKLVATNSHSMKPFLYKITGTWGNHEGSMLLWVAVLALSGGLLAGAEKRLSERTMNATLAVQGFVALGFYAFLLLSSNPFERLPTPAPEGVGLNPLLQDIGLALHPPTLYIGYVGLSVAFSLAMGALITRQVTPEFARVMRPWALGAWVFLTLGITAGSYWAYYELGWGGWWFWDPVENASLMPWLAATALLHSVSVLAARDALRTWTIMLGVLAFSMSMLGTFLVRSGVLTSVHAFAVDPERGTFILILLALYIGGSLAIFAVRASSVAEGKRFTATSREGALVFNNVMLSAILAIVLLGTLYPLLTEAFDVRVSVGPPYFNPVGAVFAIPMFMVMAVGPLLRWKSDKPGRLKFELAVVGTIFVAVAGLVAVLGNYGLLPLLGLALAAALAIAAFLPLRGRKLSRVPTAVWGMVLAHFGVAVALFGMASESAFTQERLAALTAGEQTTVGEWTVSLDSVDPVAGPNWTALEARLAAERGGEPVTLTPQSRSFWAPSQATSEAALLTTWDGQLYAVIGTTAGETDDGTQRWQIRVWWKPFVTFIWYGGLLIGLGGILAIFGRVSTDLRRRKAVQLGDERRAEMDALEADKTAEMV; this is encoded by the coding sequence ATGATCGCAGAAATCGGCCTCGCTGCCCTGTGGCTTGCAACGGCGCTTGCTGTTTTGCAGCTCCTATCCGGTGCGCTGGCCTTGCGCACTGGAGAGGGCGAAAGCTCACCTATCGCGATCTATGCCCGGCCTGCAGCGGTGGTGCAGGCGGTGCTGGCGACGTTGGCCTTCGTCATGCTGCTTTACGCTTTCGCGATCACTGATCTGTCGATCAAGCTGGTCGCGACGAACTCGCATTCGATGAAGCCGTTCCTTTACAAGATCACCGGCACTTGGGGGAACCACGAGGGTTCGATGCTCCTGTGGGTGGCAGTGCTTGCGCTGTCAGGAGGATTGCTCGCAGGGGCTGAGAAGCGCCTGTCCGAGCGCACGATGAATGCAACGCTCGCAGTGCAAGGGTTTGTTGCGCTCGGTTTTTACGCCTTTCTGCTGCTGAGCTCGAACCCGTTCGAGCGGCTGCCGACTCCTGCACCAGAGGGTGTCGGGCTGAACCCGTTGTTGCAGGATATCGGCCTCGCGCTGCATCCGCCGACGCTTTACATCGGCTATGTCGGGCTTTCGGTGGCATTCAGCCTCGCCATGGGCGCGCTGATCACGCGGCAAGTCACGCCGGAATTTGCGCGCGTTATGAGGCCTTGGGCACTCGGCGCATGGGTGTTCCTGACGCTCGGGATCACCGCTGGCAGCTATTGGGCTTACTACGAGCTGGGTTGGGGCGGCTGGTGGTTCTGGGACCCGGTTGAGAACGCCTCGCTAATGCCGTGGCTGGCTGCGACCGCATTGCTGCACTCAGTGAGCGTGCTGGCAGCACGCGATGCGCTCAGGACCTGGACGATTATGCTCGGGGTGCTCGCATTCTCGATGAGCATGCTCGGTACGTTCCTCGTCCGCTCGGGGGTGTTGACCAGCGTCCACGCCTTTGCCGTCGATCCGGAGCGAGGGACCTTCATCCTCATTCTTCTAGCGCTCTATATTGGCGGGAGCCTTGCGATTTTCGCCGTGCGAGCAAGCTCGGTCGCCGAAGGCAAGCGATTCACCGCGACCAGCCGCGAAGGCGCACTGGTGTTCAACAATGTGATGCTGTCAGCGATCTTGGCGATCGTCCTGCTCGGCACGCTCTACCCACTGCTCACCGAGGCATTCGATGTGCGCGTGTCGGTTGGGCCGCCCTACTTCAATCCGGTTGGTGCCGTCTTCGCGATCCCGATGTTCATGGTGATGGCGGTCGGCCCACTGCTGCGCTGGAAGTCCGACAAGCCGGGCAGGCTCAAATTCGAACTCGCGGTAGTCGGCACCATCTTTGTGGCTGTCGCTGGTCTCGTGGCGGTGCTCGGCAATTACGGACTGCTGCCGCTCCTTGGCTTGGCATTGGCAGCGGCGCTTGCCATCGCGGCTTTCTTGCCATTGCGGGGGCGCAAGCTCTCGCGCGTTCCTACAGCGGTGTGGGGCATGGTTCTGGCGCATTTCGGTGTCGCTGTGGCTCTGTTCGGTATGGCCAGCGAAAGCGCGTTTACACAGGAGCGGCTCGCGGCTCTTACGGCTGGCGAGCAAACGACCGTCGGTGAGTGGACGGTCAGTCTTGATAGCGTCGACCCAGTTGCTGGCCCAAACTGGACTGCGCTCGAAGCGCGCCTTGCGGCCGAGCGCGGCGGAGAGCCGGTTACACTTACACCGCAATCGCGGAGTTTCTGGGCGCCATCGCAAGCCACTAGCGAGGCCGCTCTGCTGACTACATGGGATGGGCAGCTGTATGCAGTGATCGGCACCACTGCTGGCGAGACAGACGATGGCACACAGCGCTGGCAGATCCGGGTGTGGTGGAAACCGTTCGTGACCTTCATCTGGTACGGCGGGCTGTTGATCGGGCTCGGCGGGATACTGGCGATCTTTGGCCGTGTGAGCACCGACTTGCGGCGGCGCAAGGCCGTGCAACTCGGCGATGAGCGACGCGCCGAAATGGATGCCCTTGAAGCCGACAAGACTGCGGAGATGGTCTGA
- a CDS encoding DsbE family thiol:disulfide interchange protein yields the protein MRLTYSIPLAIFLFILGLGGFMLTQPKDDTIPSAMISKPLPEFALEPATGGVEGASRADFVGGEPKLLNIWASWCLPCIAEAPQLEALKEEGAEIIGIAIRDKPEDVAEFLGRWGNPYTRIGADDISSLMIEIGASGVPETYVIDAAGNIRYQHIGDIREEHVPLLLEKLEEAR from the coding sequence ATGCGCCTGACCTATTCGATCCCCTTGGCAATCTTCCTGTTCATCCTCGGTCTGGGCGGTTTCATGCTGACCCAGCCCAAAGACGATACAATTCCCTCGGCGATGATATCCAAGCCGCTGCCCGAGTTTGCGCTCGAGCCTGCGACCGGAGGCGTCGAAGGCGCATCGCGGGCCGATTTTGTCGGCGGCGAGCCGAAGCTGCTGAACATCTGGGCGAGTTGGTGTCTGCCTTGCATTGCCGAAGCGCCGCAGCTCGAAGCGCTGAAGGAAGAGGGCGCCGAAATCATTGGCATTGCGATCCGTGACAAGCCGGAGGACGTCGCCGAATTCCTCGGTCGCTGGGGCAACCCCTACACCCGCATCGGCGCCGACGACATCTCTTCCCTGATGATTGAGATCGGCGCATCGGGCGTGCCGGAGACCTATGTGATCGATGCGGCGGGCAATATTCGGTATCAGCATATCGGCGATATCCGCGAAGAACACGTGCCGCTGCTGCTCGAGAAACTTGAGGAAGCGCGGTGA
- a CDS encoding cytochrome c-type biogenesis protein, whose product MRTLWFAILAAFALAVPAAAQDDLPPAPYAYTQLEDPAQEALALELMETLRCLTCQSQSIADSDAPMAGDMRHQVRSRIAAGESPEAVRAWLIERYGDYVSYSPEVSASTWPLFAIPVILFLIAIFVLLRRLGKRRGDSEVA is encoded by the coding sequence ATGCGGACGTTGTGGTTTGCCATTCTCGCAGCTTTCGCGCTTGCTGTTCCGGCGGCAGCTCAGGACGATCTGCCGCCCGCCCCCTATGCTTACACCCAACTCGAAGACCCGGCGCAGGAAGCGCTCGCTCTCGAACTGATGGAGACGCTCCGCTGCCTGACTTGCCAATCGCAGAGCATTGCCGATAGCGACGCTCCGATGGCGGGCGATATGCGGCATCAGGTGCGCAGCCGCATCGCGGCCGGTGAAAGCCCCGAAGCGGTCCGTGCGTGGCTGATAGAGCGCTATGGCGACTATGTCAGCTACTCGCCCGAGGTTAGCGCGAGCACTTGGCCGCTCTTCGCCATACCAGTCATCCTGTTCCTGATCGCAATTTTCGTGCTTCTCCGCCGTCTAGGCAAGCGGCGCGGCGATAGCGAGGTCGCATGA
- a CDS encoding tetratricopeptide repeat protein gives MTGWLIVILLAALAFVIGAIILRLPREGWTLFAAALVFGLAGYAWQGSPDQPSSPKPEQSRSTQSGEEMVEARLQLFDEVAPKPNYLVTSDAFARRGQFGDAAGLLRRGLTENPQHLEGWLALGIALVGHADGSVTPAAREAYDRASAVDPNNPSPQFFLGFAYLRSGEVREARAVWGELLNNSPEDAPWRPDIARRVEALDQMIANAPMLQGR, from the coding sequence ATGACCGGCTGGCTCATCGTGATCCTTTTGGCAGCGCTGGCCTTTGTTATCGGCGCAATTATACTTCGCTTGCCGCGAGAGGGATGGACACTATTTGCCGCAGCGCTGGTGTTCGGGCTGGCTGGATACGCCTGGCAAGGCTCGCCAGATCAGCCTTCCAGCCCCAAACCCGAACAGTCGCGCTCCACCCAATCGGGCGAGGAGATGGTCGAAGCACGGCTCCAACTGTTCGATGAAGTGGCTCCCAAACCAAATTATCTTGTCACCTCCGATGCCTTCGCCCGGCGCGGCCAGTTTGGCGATGCGGCGGGTCTGCTACGCCGCGGACTCACTGAGAACCCACAGCACCTCGAAGGCTGGCTCGCGCTAGGCATTGCATTGGTCGGTCATGCCGATGGCTCTGTCACACCCGCAGCGCGTGAAGCCTATGACCGGGCCAGCGCAGTCGATCCGAACAATCCTTCGCCGCAATTCTTCCTCGGCTTTGCCTATTTGCGCAGCGGTGAAGTGCGCGAGGCGCGGGCGGTTTGGGGCGAACTGCTGAATAATTCTCCCGAAGACGCACCGTGGCGGCCGGACATTGCCCGCCGGGTCGAAGCGCTCGATCAGATGATTGCCAACGCGCCGATGCTCCAAGGGCGTTGA
- a CDS encoding potassium transporter Kup — MSDTSTTPAHQPPTGGKSHSASKTALAVGAIGIVFGDIGTSPLYAFRETFVGPHPLALDQAHVLGVISLIFWSMTLVVAIQYVTILMRADNKGQGGSLALVALISSQLNKSKYGWVALLLGVFATSLFYGDSMITPAISVLSAVEGLTVVDEGLQRYVIPIALGLLVFLFVLQKRGTAKVGALFAPVMIVYFTVIAALGTWQIIQTPTILWALNPYHAVNFFVLDGWLAFLALGSVVLAVTGSEALYSDMGHFGRGPMRLSWFGFVMPCLLLNYFGQGAMVIGLPPEQAVEAIQSPFFFLASEEWRLPLVLLATVATFIASQAVISGAFSITHQAIQMGYIPRLSIRHTSETEGGQIYIPVVNWALMVAVIILVLTFQNSSNLASAYGIAVTGAVTIDTLLMAVLLVGVWKWKWWYAAPVVLLFLIVDGAYFAANLTKVPEGGWFPLMVGFIAFLLLTTWARGRKLMRERMSEVALPMEIFAKSAKNSALRVPGTAIFMASSTAGVPSALLHNIKHNKVLHERVVILTVDIQDVPYVDPAERCEYTDMGDGFYRAVLHYGFMEETNVVEGLKNMDRCGGEFEMMHTSFFLSRQTLLASDKPGMPIWREKIFAWMLRNSASAMDFFKLPTNRVVELGSQVEI; from the coding sequence ATGAGCGACACTTCAACAACACCGGCGCATCAGCCTCCCACCGGAGGCAAGAGCCACAGCGCGTCCAAAACCGCGCTGGCGGTGGGTGCGATCGGTATCGTCTTTGGCGATATCGGCACCAGCCCGCTTTATGCCTTCCGTGAGACATTCGTCGGCCCGCACCCGCTTGCTTTGGATCAGGCGCATGTGCTCGGGGTGATCAGCCTGATTTTCTGGTCAATGACGCTGGTTGTGGCGATCCAGTATGTCACCATCCTGATGCGCGCCGATAACAAGGGGCAGGGCGGTTCGCTCGCTCTCGTCGCGCTGATCTCCAGCCAGCTCAACAAGTCGAAATATGGCTGGGTGGCATTGCTGCTCGGGGTGTTCGCGACCTCGCTGTTCTACGGCGACAGTATGATCACGCCGGCGATTTCGGTTCTGTCCGCGGTCGAAGGTTTGACGGTGGTGGACGAAGGCCTCCAGCGATACGTCATACCCATCGCGCTCGGACTCCTCGTGTTCCTGTTCGTGCTGCAAAAGCGCGGGACGGCGAAGGTCGGGGCGCTCTTCGCCCCGGTGATGATCGTCTATTTCACAGTCATCGCGGCGCTGGGGACATGGCAGATCATCCAGACGCCGACGATCCTGTGGGCGCTCAATCCATATCACGCGGTCAATTTCTTCGTCCTCGATGGATGGCTTGCGTTCCTCGCGCTCGGCTCCGTGGTGCTCGCTGTGACGGGTTCTGAAGCGCTCTACTCCGACATGGGACACTTCGGCCGGGGACCAATGCGACTGAGCTGGTTCGGCTTTGTCATGCCTTGCCTGCTGCTCAATTATTTCGGTCAGGGCGCCATGGTGATCGGTCTTCCGCCCGAACAGGCCGTCGAGGCAATTCAGAGCCCGTTCTTCTTCCTTGCATCTGAGGAGTGGCGTCTGCCGCTCGTCCTGCTCGCCACTGTCGCCACCTTCATTGCCAGCCAGGCGGTGATCTCCGGCGCGTTCTCGATCACGCATCAGGCTATCCAGATGGGCTATATTCCGCGCCTCTCGATCCGCCACACCAGCGAGACCGAAGGCGGCCAGATCTACATTCCCGTGGTCAACTGGGCGCTGATGGTCGCGGTGATCATCCTTGTCCTGACTTTCCAGAACTCCTCCAACCTTGCCAGCGCCTACGGTATCGCGGTCACGGGCGCAGTCACCATCGACACGCTGTTGATGGCGGTGCTGCTGGTCGGCGTGTGGAAATGGAAGTGGTGGTATGCCGCGCCCGTCGTTCTGCTGTTCCTGATCGTCGACGGAGCCTATTTCGCCGCCAACCTCACCAAGGTGCCCGAGGGCGGCTGGTTCCCGCTGATGGTCGGCTTCATCGCCTTCCTGCTGCTCACCACCTGGGCGCGCGGCCGCAAGCTGATGCGCGAGCGGATGAGCGAGGTCGCGCTGCCGATGGAAATCTTCGCCAAGTCGGCCAAGAACTCCGCCCTGCGTGTGCCCGGCACGGCGATCTTCATGGCCAGCTCGACCGCAGGCGTGCCGTCCGCGCTGCTCCATAATATCAAGCACAACAAGGTGCTGCATGAGCGCGTCGTGATCTTGACTGTCGATATTCAGGACGTGCCCTATGTCGATCCGGCCGAGCGCTGCGAGTATACCGACATGGGCGATGGCTTCTACCGCGCGGTCCTCCACTACGGCTTCATGGAAGAGACCAACGTGGTTGAGGGCCTCAAGAACATGGACCGCTGCGGTGGCGAGTTCGAGATGATGCACACCAGCTTCTTCCTCTCACGCCAGACACTGCTCGCCAGTGACAAACCGGGAATGCCGATCTGGCGCGAGAAGATTTTTGCGTGGATGCTGAGGAACAGCGCGAGCGCGATGGACTTCTTCAAGCTGCCGACCAACAGGGTGGTGGAGCTTGGGAGCCAGGTGGAGATTTGA
- a CDS encoding cold-shock protein, with protein sequence MTHFGKIKSYDSSVGSGSITPEKGGDALRFKKADLQQEGQMPKVDQRFSYETSEVDGGKKHAVNLQHQQGDGQDQKEQASQQQG encoded by the coding sequence ATGACACATTTTGGCAAGATCAAGAGCTACGACAGCAGCGTGGGCAGTGGCTCAATCACCCCTGAAAAAGGTGGCGACGCACTTCGGTTCAAGAAGGCGGACCTCCAGCAGGAGGGACAGATGCCGAAGGTCGATCAACGTTTCAGTTACGAAACCAGCGAAGTCGACGGCGGTAAAAAGCATGCCGTGAACCTGCAGCACCAGCAGGGCGACGGACAAGACCAGAAGGAACAGGCCAGCCAACAGCAGGGCTGA